In Nocardia asteroides, a single genomic region encodes these proteins:
- a CDS encoding LysR family transcriptional regulator, with the protein MELRHLRYFAAIAEEGGFTRAAERLHITQPGLSAQIAQLEKELGLPLLHRGGRRVTLTEAGAAVLPHARAALAAAERAGQVADEFTGLLRGQVRVGLISGATADEFDVAGALAGFHAAHPGISIRLTEDISAAMLAAVLRGELDAALVSLTSEPPDPRLGLQVILDTPVVAAVAADADGYGPTLRVRALRDRPLICLPTGTGVRAELERACAAAGFRAEVAFEAAAPPLLLRLAARGFGIAVVPGLGPAEAESFGVRAIPLVPEIRGRLALAWNAGQPRGPAAAALITALRAAFG; encoded by the coding sequence ATGGAACTGCGCCACCTGCGCTACTTCGCCGCGATCGCCGAGGAGGGCGGCTTCACCCGGGCCGCCGAGCGACTGCACATCACCCAGCCGGGGCTCAGCGCGCAGATCGCGCAGCTGGAGAAGGAGCTCGGGCTGCCGCTGCTGCACCGGGGCGGCAGGCGGGTCACGCTCACCGAGGCGGGGGCGGCCGTGCTGCCGCACGCCAGGGCGGCGCTGGCCGCGGCGGAGCGGGCCGGGCAGGTGGCGGACGAGTTCACCGGGCTGCTGCGCGGGCAGGTGCGGGTCGGGCTCATCTCCGGCGCCACCGCGGACGAGTTCGACGTCGCCGGTGCGCTCGCCGGGTTCCACGCCGCGCACCCGGGGATCTCGATCCGCCTCACCGAGGACATCTCCGCCGCGATGCTGGCGGCGGTGCTGCGCGGCGAGCTGGACGCGGCGCTGGTCTCGCTCACCAGCGAGCCGCCCGACCCCCGGCTCGGGTTGCAGGTCATCCTGGACACCCCGGTGGTCGCGGCGGTCGCCGCCGATGCCGACGGGTACGGGCCGACGCTGCGCGTGCGCGCGCTGCGCGACCGGCCGCTGATCTGCCTGCCGACCGGCACCGGGGTCAGGGCCGAGCTGGAGCGGGCGTGCGCGGCGGCGGGATTCCGCGCCGAGGTGGCGTTCGAGGCGGCGGCTCCCCCGCTGCTGCTCCGGCTCGCCGCGCGCGGGTTCGGGATCGCCGTCGTGCCCGGGCTCGGTCCGGCGGAGGCGGAGAGCTTCGGCGTCCGCGCCATCCCACTGGTTCCCGAGATCCGCGGCCGCCTCGCCCTGG
- a CDS encoding FAD-binding oxidoreductase — protein MDSFQTAYAHHPDLTVEVRTADEVATAVRHAAERDLPIGVHATGHGLSVPLDGGVLIGTARLDGLRIDPETRIARVEAGVRAGALLEAAAEHGLAPLSGSSPSVSVVGYLLGSGLGLLARNYGYAADRVRASSWSPPTASGAGSSRATRCSARYSAPSATSVSSPPSSWSCSRWPRSTAASWSSTPDSPSRCSTPGAPGPRPRRRP, from the coding sequence ATGGACAGTTTCCAGACCGCTTACGCCCACCACCCCGACCTGACCGTCGAGGTACGCACCGCCGACGAGGTCGCCACCGCCGTCCGGCACGCCGCCGAGCGGGACCTGCCGATCGGTGTGCACGCCACCGGCCACGGCCTCTCCGTTCCGCTGGACGGCGGCGTCCTGATCGGCACCGCCCGGCTGGACGGCCTGCGGATCGACCCGGAGACCCGGATCGCCCGGGTCGAGGCCGGCGTCCGCGCCGGCGCGCTGCTCGAGGCCGCCGCCGAGCACGGCCTGGCCCCGCTCTCCGGCTCCTCGCCCTCGGTGAGCGTCGTCGGCTACCTGCTCGGCAGCGGCCTCGGGCTGCTCGCCAGGAACTACGGCTACGCCGCCGACCGGGTGCGCGCGTCGAGCTGGTCACCGCCGACGGCGAGCGGCGCCGGCTCGAGCCGGGCGACGCGCTGTTCGGCGCGGTATTCGGCACCGTCGGCAACTTCGGTGTCGTCACCGCCGTCGAGCTGGAGCTGCTCCCGGTGGCCGAGATCTACGGCGGCCAGCTGGTCTTCGACGCCGGACTCACCGAGCCGCTGCTCGACGCCTGGCGCGCCTGGGCCGCGACCGCGCCGGCGACCGTGA
- a CDS encoding SPFH domain-containing protein, whose translation MKFRPAWHVNGFAVLVAWFVLTLGFGTAAAYGFVVASRDGSSPALVAAIAAVVLAVVVLILASGLIVVNPNEAKIVQFFGRYIGSVSEPGFFAVLPLTDRKSISLRVRNFETQKLKVNDADGSPVEIAAVVVYRVVDSFKAAFAVDDYEEYVATQSEAAVRHLATTHPYDAHEAGTSLRDGAEVAQELTVELGERTELAGIEVLEARITHLAYAPEIAQAMLVRQQAAQIVAARTRIVEGAVGMVGLALDRLSEQGVVELDEERRAAMVSNLLVVLCGDRAAQPVVNAGSLYS comes from the coding sequence ATGAAGTTTCGACCCGCATGGCACGTCAACGGGTTCGCGGTCCTGGTGGCGTGGTTCGTGCTCACGCTCGGGTTCGGCACGGCGGCGGCCTACGGCTTCGTGGTCGCGAGCCGCGACGGCAGCAGCCCGGCGCTGGTCGCTGCCATCGCCGCGGTCGTCCTGGCGGTCGTGGTGCTGATCCTGGCCAGCGGCCTGATCGTGGTGAACCCGAACGAGGCCAAGATCGTCCAGTTCTTCGGCCGCTACATCGGCTCGGTCAGCGAGCCCGGGTTCTTCGCGGTGCTCCCGCTCACCGACCGCAAGAGCATCTCGCTGCGGGTGCGCAACTTCGAGACGCAGAAGCTGAAGGTCAACGACGCCGACGGCAGCCCGGTCGAGATCGCCGCGGTCGTGGTCTACCGGGTGGTGGACAGCTTCAAGGCGGCCTTCGCGGTGGACGACTACGAGGAGTACGTGGCGACCCAGTCCGAGGCGGCGGTCCGGCACCTGGCCACCACGCACCCGTACGACGCGCACGAGGCGGGCACCAGCCTGCGGGACGGCGCCGAGGTCGCCCAGGAGCTGACCGTCGAGCTGGGCGAGCGCACCGAGCTGGCGGGCATCGAGGTGCTGGAGGCCAGGATCACCCACCTCGCCTACGCGCCGGAGATCGCCCAGGCGATGCTGGTGCGGCAGCAGGCCGCGCAGATCGTCGCGGCGCGCACCCGGATCGTGGAGGGCGCGGTCGGCATGGTCGGGCTCGCGCTGGACCGGCTCAGCGAGCAGGGCGTGGTCGAGCTGGACGAGGAGCGCCGCGCCGCGATGGTCTCCAACCTGCTGGTGGTGCTCTGCGGCGACCGGGCGGCGCAGCCCGTGGTCAACGCGGGCTCGCTCTACAGCTGA